One stretch of Campylobacter sp. CNRCH_2014_0184h DNA includes these proteins:
- a CDS encoding NADH-quinone oxidoreductase subunit C, which translates to MRKYSDKKNAQLKNYYEDRFYHAPATKKLSTESSAFESDHQILSQEFELKNSFIELDFWVIEINKDDNVAILSMLKNLGYSCFTDASAIDFVAQKQGFEVYYQLLNMEKNLRVRIKTFVGLKERLQSVMSVFKGANWCEREIYDMFGIFIINHPNLKRLLMPDDWYGHPFLKSYPLHGDEFAKWYEIDKIFGKEYREVVGEENRDPGFVDEKDTLNFSRIYHEVGKGEAPREDKYLQEYQEEGGVPFVKKAKRTQVKILDKRR; encoded by the coding sequence ATGAGAAAATATAGCGATAAGAAAAATGCTCAGCTAAAAAATTATTATGAAGATAGATTTTACCATGCACCTGCAACTAAAAAACTAAGCACAGAGAGTAGTGCTTTTGAGAGCGATCATCAAATTTTAAGCCAAGAATTTGAGTTAAAAAATTCTTTTATAGAGCTTGATTTTTGGGTAATTGAAATAAATAAAGATGATAATGTTGCTATTCTTAGCATGCTTAAAAATTTAGGTTATAGTTGTTTTACTGATGCAAGTGCGATTGATTTTGTCGCTCAAAAACAAGGTTTTGAAGTATATTATCAGCTTTTAAATATGGAGAAAAATTTAAGAGTGAGAATAAAGACTTTTGTTGGTTTAAAAGAAAGACTTCAAAGTGTTATGAGTGTTTTTAAGGGTGCTAATTGGTGTGAGAGAGAAATATATGATATGTTTGGAATTTTCATCATCAATCATCCGAATTTAAAAAGACTTTTAATGCCTGATGATTGGTATGGACATCCTTTTTTAAAAAGCTATCCTTTGCATGGTGATGAATTTGCTAAATGGTATGAGATAGATAAAATTTTTGGAAAAGAATATCGCGAGGTTGTAGGTGAGGAAAATAGAGATCCAGGTTTTGTAGATGAAAAAGACACGCTAAATTTTAGCAGAATTTATCATGAGGTTGGTAAAGGTGAAGCCCCAAGAGAAGATAAATACCTACAAGAATATCAAGAAGAAGGTGGTGTGCCTTTTGTGAAAAAAGCCAAGAGAACGCAAGTAAAAATTTTAGACAAGAGAAGATAA
- a CDS encoding NADH-quinone oxidoreductase subunit J — MFETIAFCLLSVLVLGFFLISVLSTSVLYAISSLAAAMVFLSGFYFLLNAEFIGAIQIIVYSGAILGLYSFAMMFFDASIKVKESLKGKRVFIFAVIFSAILLISIIMGYNFGLNETSEVYDLDSTQQIGFTLFTKYMLAFEFMAILLLIALICAIALTQKNIKKDEQ, encoded by the coding sequence ATGTTTGAAACGATAGCTTTTTGTTTGTTAAGTGTTTTGGTATTGGGATTTTTTCTAATTAGCGTTTTAAGTACTAGTGTACTTTATGCTATTAGTTCTTTGGCTGCGGCTATGGTGTTTTTGAGCGGATTTTATTTTTTACTTAATGCTGAATTTATTGGAGCGATTCAAATTATCGTTTATAGCGGGGCTATTTTAGGTCTTTATAGTTTTGCTATGATGTTTTTTGATGCTTCGATAAAAGTAAAGGAAAGTCTAAAAGGTAAAAGAGTATTTATTTTTGCTGTGATTTTTAGTGCCATTTTGTTAATTAGTATTATTATGGGCTATAACTTTGGTTTAAATGAAACTAGTGAAGTTTATGATCTTGATTCAACTCAGCAAATAGGTTTTACTTTATTTACAAAATACATGCTTGCTTTTGAATTTATGGCAATTTTACTTTTAATAGCTTTAATTTGCGCTATAGCACTTACTCAAAAAAATATAAAAAAGGATGAGCAATGA
- a CDS encoding NADH-ubiquinone oxidoreductase subunit E family protein: protein MRRVDLRKSQDLFKDLEQIIQNAYMGEVLVVLFEIGDFSNVEKSFAFIKEQNCELLNSLKFNQVDWTIVFKKVGQ from the coding sequence ATGAGACGCGTGGATTTAAGAAAAAGTCAAGATTTGTTTAAGGATTTAGAACAAATCATTCAAAATGCCTATATGGGTGAAGTTTTGGTGGTTTTGTTTGAAATAGGAGATTTTTCTAATGTAGAAAAAAGTTTTGCTTTCATAAAAGAGCAAAATTGTGAACTTTTAAATTCTTTAAAATTTAATCAAGTAGATTGGACTATAGTTTTTAAAAAGGTAGGACAATGA
- the nuoH gene encoding NADH-quinone oxidoreductase subunit NuoH: MSDITFFIIETIIKCVLVIAIFATLAGLATYLERKALALFHRRLGPDMVGPFGLLQVVADMIKLFTKEDIVPTYAQKVVFLIAPLIAAICAFVAIAAIPIFPEFTLFGRVIRPIIADINVALLFVIGMGGVSFYAIFLGGLASNNKWSLLGGARGLVSIISYESVAGLSLVCVVMLVGSLSLVDINNYQSEGILSWLIFKQPLAFILFVIAIFIETNRTPLCLSENETELVSGYGTEYSGLRWGMFFIGEYTAMITGAIMISLLFLGGFNDFWIIPGAIMMLLKVSFVFFWYFWARGAFPQLRPDQVMRMCYLILIPLAVLNLLISALVLVI, encoded by the coding sequence ATGAGTGATATTACTTTTTTTATTATAGAAACAATTATCAAATGCGTGCTTGTTATAGCTATTTTTGCTACTTTAGCAGGCTTGGCAACTTATCTTGAAAGAAAGGCTTTGGCTTTATTTCATCGTCGTTTAGGACCTGATATGGTAGGTCCTTTTGGATTGCTTCAAGTGGTTGCTGATATGATTAAACTTTTTACTAAAGAAGATATTGTTCCAACTTATGCTCAAAAAGTGGTGTTTTTAATCGCTCCATTAATCGCAGCAATTTGTGCTTTTGTGGCAATTGCAGCTATTCCTATTTTTCCTGAATTTACTTTATTTGGTAGAGTGATTCGTCCTATTATCGCTGATATTAATGTGGCTTTATTATTTGTCATAGGTATGGGCGGGGTTAGTTTTTATGCGATTTTTTTAGGAGGCCTGGCTAGTAATAATAAATGGTCATTGTTAGGCGGGGCAAGAGGACTTGTTTCTATCATTTCTTATGAGAGTGTTGCAGGTCTTTCTTTGGTATGTGTTGTAATGCTTGTTGGTTCTTTGTCTTTGGTAGATATTAATAATTATCAAAGTGAAGGCATACTTTCTTGGCTTATTTTTAAACAACCTTTAGCTTTTATTTTATTTGTGATAGCTATTTTTATAGAAACTAATAGAACTCCACTTTGTTTAAGTGAAAACGAAACTGAACTTGTTTCAGGTTATGGCACTGAATATAGCGGACTTAGATGGGGTATGTTTTTTATCGGAGAATATACAGCCATGATTACCGGAGCGATTATGATATCGCTTTTATTTTTGGGTGGATTTAATGATTTTTGGATTATACCAGGGGCTATTATGATGCTTTTGAAAGTGTCTTTTGTGTTCTTTTGGTATTTTTGGGCTAGAGGGGCTTTTCCGCAACTGCGTCCTGATCAAGTAATGAGAATGTGTTATTTGATTTTAATTCCTTTAGCGGTTTTAAATTTATTAATTAGTGCTTTAGTACTTGTGATATAG
- the nuoD gene encoding NADH dehydrogenase (quinone) subunit D: MQISTKLKPYYENISFEREDGTMIVNLGPQHPSAHGNLRLILELDGEEITKAAPCIGYMHRGMEKMAENMIYQEFIPTTDRMDYIAASANNYAYVAAVEKLCGLEIPRRASVIRMILLELNRIASHLLWLATHALDIGAMTVFLYCFREREYVLDLIEKYCGARLTHSSMRIGGVMLDLPEGFLDELLAFCNKFPNDIKDYEALLDDNRIWRARTENVGVVSKEQALSWGCSGVMLRGSGIAYDVRKEEPYLLYDEVDFGVPVAKMGDSYARYKVYMQEFRESLKILVQCAKLYQDTPPEILCNHPEYVSASKEQIMTQNYSLMQHFVLVTQGLKPPKGEVYAPTESPKGELGFFIHSDGSGRPYRLRARTPSFFHCAFLEEMLIGSYLADAVAILGSINIVLGEIDR, from the coding sequence ATGCAAATTTCTACTAAATTAAAACCTTATTATGAAAATATAAGCTTTGAGCGTGAAGATGGTACTATGATAGTAAATCTTGGTCCCCAACACCCTAGTGCTCATGGAAATTTACGCCTTATTTTAGAACTTGATGGAGAAGAAATCACTAAGGCTGCTCCTTGTATAGGCTATATGCATCGTGGTATGGAAAAAATGGCTGAAAATATGATCTATCAAGAGTTTATCCCAACTACTGATAGAATGGATTATATCGCAGCTAGTGCAAATAATTATGCCTATGTAGCTGCTGTGGAAAAACTTTGCGGTTTGGAAATTCCACGCAGAGCAAGTGTGATAAGGATGATTTTACTTGAGTTAAACCGCATTGCTTCGCATTTGTTATGGCTTGCTACACATGCTCTTGATATTGGTGCGATGACAGTATTTTTATACTGCTTTAGAGAGCGTGAATATGTGCTTGATTTAATAGAAAAATATTGTGGGGCAAGACTTACACATTCATCTATGAGAATAGGTGGGGTAATGCTTGATTTACCTGAAGGTTTTTTAGATGAGCTTTTAGCATTTTGCAATAAATTTCCAAATGATATAAAAGATTATGAAGCCTTGCTTGATGATAATAGAATTTGGCGTGCAAGAACTGAAAATGTAGGAGTGGTAAGTAAAGAACAAGCGCTAAGTTGGGGTTGTAGCGGGGTTATGCTAAGAGGAAGCGGGATTGCTTATGATGTTAGAAAAGAAGAGCCTTATTTGCTTTATGATGAGGTAGATTTTGGCGTGCCTGTGGCTAAAATGGGTGATTCTTATGCAAGATATAAAGTTTATATGCAAGAATTTAGAGAAAGTTTGAAAATTTTAGTTCAATGTGCTAAGCTTTATCAAGATACTCCGCCTGAAATTTTATGCAATCATCCTGAGTATGTAAGCGCTTCAAAAGAGCAAATCATGACACAAAATTATTCGCTTATGCAACATTTTGTTCTAGTAACCCAAGGCTTAAAGCCACCAAAAGGAGAGGTGTATGCGCCAACTGAAAGTCCAAAAGGCGAACTTGGATTTTTTATCCACTCAGATGGTAGCGGTAGACCATATAGATTAAGAGCTAGAACCCCAAGCTTTTTTCACTGTGCGTTTTTAGAAGAAATGCTTATAGGGTCATATTTGGCTGATGCGGTGGCGATTTTAGGAAGTATTAATATAGTTTTAGGTGAGATAGACCGATGA
- a CDS encoding NuoB/complex I 20 kDa subunit family protein, which translates to MAEYQKMSNAPVVLTTVDKLVQWGRSNSLWALSYGLACCAIEMMAAGGARYDFDRFGTIFRASPRQSEVMIIAGTLSKKHAEFTRRLYDQMPDPKWVISMGSCANTGGMFNTYSTVQGVDRIIPVDIYVPGCAPRPETFQFALMILQKRIRKEKASRKIAPKRLI; encoded by the coding sequence ATGGCAGAGTATCAAAAAATGAGCAATGCACCAGTTGTTTTAACTACGGTTGATAAGTTAGTGCAATGGGGTAGGAGTAATTCTTTATGGGCGCTATCTTATGGGCTTGCCTGTTGTGCTATTGAAATGATGGCAGCAGGTGGTGCAAGATATGATTTTGATAGATTTGGAACTATTTTTAGAGCAAGTCCAAGACAATCTGAAGTAATGATTATAGCGGGTACTTTAAGCAAAAAACATGCTGAATTTACAAGAAGACTTTATGATCAAATGCCTGATCCTAAATGGGTTATTTCTATGGGTTCTTGTGCAAATACCGGCGGTATGTTTAATACCTATTCTACTGTTCAAGGGGTAGATAGGATTATTCCTGTTGATATTTATGTGCCAGGTTGTGCCCCACGCCCTGAAACTTTTCAATTTGCTTTGATGATTTTGCAAAAAAGAATTCGTAAAGAAAAAGCAAGCAGAAAAATAGCTCCAAAAAGGCTTATATGA
- the nuoL gene encoding NADH-quinone oxidoreductase subunit L, whose product MQNLALIALFSPLVSAIVLGVFAFSAKKIILGYLASLLIAFSALASIILLSNGVHFNFELGTWISLVDVSFGFKIDSITLIMMNVVSIVATFVHLYSIFYMEHDEGFNRYFSYLGLFVFSMMFLIMSDNFLGLFIGWEGVGLCSWLLIGFWYHNEKYTFAANEAFIMNRIADLALLLGIFLIYIEFNSLKYDEFFTLLSLGHENDMILILIALLLFVGAMGKSAQFPFHTWLADAMAGPTPVSALIHAATMVTAGVYLVIRAGELYLQVPEVGYFIAILGAFVALFAASMAMVAKDLKRIIAYSTLSQLGYMFVAAGLGAYAIALFHLATHAFFKSLLFLGAGNVMHAMNDKLDISKMGGLYKSMRFSAILMLIGSLALAGIYPFAGFFSKDLILGFSFISHHHGIFLVLLIAAFMTAFYSFRLLMLVFFTPKRHEEHPHEASKIALFAMSPLALLAIVAGFFEHSFMEFVSQNLAFIDGQNSLVMMLASAAAVLGVLLAIMAYWKNWFKPSLSKTSIYKILFNEYYIPRFYHQFIVSKYALFCEFLRKSDKEILDTLVDSVAFFLKTFARTLSIGKDYSLVLRITVLAFVCLFCLALAV is encoded by the coding sequence ATGCAAAATTTAGCTTTAATTGCACTTTTTTCTCCTTTAGTTTCAGCCATTGTTTTAGGTGTTTTTGCTTTTAGTGCTAAGAAAATTATTTTAGGTTATTTAGCTTCTTTGCTTATAGCTTTTTCGGCACTTGCCTCAATTATTTTATTAAGCAATGGAGTGCATTTTAATTTTGAACTTGGTACTTGGATATCTTTGGTAGATGTTAGTTTTGGTTTTAAAATAGACTCTATTACTTTAATTATGATGAATGTAGTAAGCATAGTTGCTACTTTTGTGCATTTATATAGTATATTTTATATGGAACACGATGAAGGGTTTAATCGCTATTTTAGTTATTTAGGGCTTTTTGTTTTTTCTATGATGTTCTTGATTATGAGTGATAATTTCTTAGGACTTTTCATAGGTTGGGAGGGCGTTGGACTTTGCTCATGGCTTTTGATAGGTTTTTGGTATCATAATGAAAAATATACCTTTGCTGCTAATGAAGCATTTATCATGAATAGAATTGCAGATTTGGCTTTGCTTTTAGGAATTTTCTTAATTTATATAGAGTTCAATTCTTTAAAATACGATGAGTTTTTTACCCTTTTATCTTTAGGGCATGAAAATGATATGATTTTGATTTTAATAGCACTTTTACTTTTTGTGGGCGCTATGGGCAAATCAGCACAATTTCCTTTCCATACTTGGCTTGCTGATGCTATGGCAGGACCTACACCAGTTTCAGCGCTAATCCATGCTGCAACTATGGTTACTGCGGGAGTTTATTTGGTGATTCGTGCCGGAGAGCTTTATTTGCAAGTCCCTGAAGTAGGGTATTTTATCGCTATACTTGGAGCTTTTGTAGCGCTTTTTGCCGCTTCTATGGCTATGGTGGCTAAAGATTTAAAGAGAATTATTGCTTATTCAACGCTTTCTCAACTTGGATATATGTTTGTAGCAGCAGGTCTTGGGGCTTATGCTATAGCTTTATTTCATCTAGCAACCCATGCATTTTTTAAATCTTTACTATTCTTAGGTGCGGGCAATGTTATGCATGCGATGAATGATAAACTTGATATTAGCAAGATGGGCGGGCTTTATAAAAGTATGCGTTTTAGCGCTATTTTAATGCTTATAGGCTCTTTGGCTTTGGCAGGAATTTATCCTTTTGCAGGATTTTTCTCTAAAGATTTAATTTTAGGATTTTCTTTTATAAGTCATCATCATGGAATTTTCTTGGTACTTTTAATAGCAGCTTTTATGACAGCTTTTTATAGTTTTAGACTTTTAATGCTTGTATTTTTTACTCCAAAAAGACATGAAGAACATCCTCATGAAGCTAGTAAAATAGCTTTATTTGCGATGAGTCCTTTGGCTTTGCTTGCTATTGTTGCAGGATTTTTTGAGCATAGCTTTATGGAGTTTGTAAGTCAAAACTTAGCTTTTATTGATGGGCAAAATTCTTTAGTTATGATGCTTGCAAGTGCTGCTGCAGTGCTTGGAGTGCTTTTGGCTATCATGGCTTATTGGAAAAATTGGTTTAAACCATCACTTTCTAAAACAAGTATTTATAAGATTTTGTTTAATGAATACTATATACCAAGGTTTTATCATCAATTTATTGTTAGTAAATATGCTTTATTTTGTGAATTTTTAAGAAAAAGCGATAAAGAAATTTTAGATACTTTGGTAGATAGTGTTGCATTTTTCCTTAAAACTTTTGCTAGGACTCTTAGCATAGGTAAGGATTATTCTTTGGTTTTAAGAATTACAGTGTTGGCTTTTGTATGTTTATTTTGTTTAGCGTTGGCGGTGTAA
- a CDS encoding NADH-quinone oxidoreductase subunit G translates to MKVIINGIECEANEGEYILNVARKNDIFIPAICYLNGCSPTLACRMCMVEADGKKVYSCNTKVKEGMVVESDLPNLWDERNAIMQAYCINHPLQCGVCDKSGECELQNFTHKARVNVQNYWIKDTHKEHKKWGEINYDPALCIVCERCITVCKDKIGESALKTTPRGANAPDASFKESMSKNALAIWTKFQKSLIAPSSGDMLDCSFCGECTSVCPTGALVGSAFQYTSNAWELKKIPASNPHSSDCELMYYDIKQTSINNQKEKIYRVSNDFAFATLNKAARYGFNTQNEVQGKDEKAFEKLVNMIKNNEIKNILFNSFITNEEALILQNLSKKFNLNLINHEAKKFQDFLACFYQNANAMYNANTDDITQSDFLIIVGSFLRYDAPTLGYKVNNALVMNKGAGLYFHPIKDKGVDKYSKNFLQINHDIKDNESILLFILQKFAKELSQDFKNTLENAYYQDTKEIEETINEEVTEKIEKQNENGETIIEEVKKLVPKKIKKSIEVQRSNYAKNLGIDEDILETLLAKKQKSTLIIGSDFYYDEQSAKLAKLCALVQKYTDFKVFLNPTCTNTLGVSLICDLSQDFQAGKTLGYNEKGDFTFSYDGHFDLASSSLNQQEGSFVNYDKRLVPTNAALEFKGYFLNDLANALGFDEEFTINYTKFLPQNKGFRAIDFDELENHYDNGGTNHRGYELDFSHFEFEKILNTQEVKEQNEGNLTLYHANRIHQFSKLSNRAFNEVGALFLSSDLMQKFDLNQDDSVILKNEKTQIAISVKCDESLENGAYLGDYDGKIDFKSLFNNTRYAKVWLEKAGAKI, encoded by the coding sequence ATGAAAGTTATCATTAATGGTATAGAATGTGAGGCAAATGAGGGTGAGTATATCTTAAATGTCGCAAGAAAAAATGATATTTTCATTCCTGCAATTTGTTATTTAAATGGTTGTTCTCCAACACTTGCATGTCGTATGTGTATGGTAGAAGCTGATGGTAAAAAGGTTTATTCTTGTAATACTAAAGTTAAAGAAGGTATGGTAGTAGAGAGTGATTTGCCAAATTTATGGGATGAGCGCAATGCTATCATGCAAGCATATTGTATCAACCATCCTTTACAATGTGGGGTATGTGATAAATCTGGCGAATGTGAGCTTCAAAACTTTACACACAAAGCAAGAGTAAATGTGCAAAATTATTGGATTAAAGATACCCATAAAGAGCATAAAAAATGGGGCGAGATTAATTATGATCCAGCTTTATGTATAGTGTGTGAAAGATGTATCACAGTTTGTAAAGATAAAATAGGTGAAAGTGCTTTAAAAACTACTCCAAGAGGAGCAAACGCGCCCGATGCAAGTTTTAAAGAGAGTATGAGTAAAAACGCGTTAGCGATTTGGACTAAATTTCAAAAGAGTTTAATTGCGCCAAGTAGTGGTGATATGCTTGATTGTTCATTTTGTGGAGAATGTACAAGTGTATGTCCAACAGGAGCCTTGGTGGGTTCGGCTTTTCAATATACATCTAATGCTTGGGAATTAAAGAAAATTCCAGCTAGTAATCCCCATTCTAGTGATTGTGAGTTGATGTATTATGATATTAAACAAACTAGTATTAATAATCAAAAAGAAAAAATTTATAGAGTGAGTAATGATTTTGCTTTTGCTACGCTAAATAAAGCTGCAAGATATGGTTTTAATACCCAAAATGAAGTTCAAGGTAAAGACGAAAAAGCTTTTGAAAAACTAGTAAATATGATAAAAAATAATGAAATAAAAAATATTTTATTTAATAGTTTTATTACTAACGAAGAAGCTTTAATCTTGCAAAATTTAAGTAAAAAATTTAATCTTAATCTTATAAATCATGAAGCTAAAAAATTCCAAGATTTCCTAGCTTGTTTTTATCAAAATGCAAATGCAATGTATAATGCAAATACAGACGATATCACTCAAAGTGATTTTTTAATCATCGTAGGTTCGTTTTTACGCTATGATGCGCCAACGCTAGGATATAAAGTTAATAACGCTTTGGTAATGAATAAAGGTGCAGGACTATATTTTCACCCTATAAAAGATAAGGGTGTGGATAAATATTCTAAAAATTTCTTGCAGATTAATCATGATATTAAAGATAATGAAAGTATTTTATTATTTATCTTGCAAAAATTTGCCAAAGAGCTTTCGCAGGATTTTAAAAACACATTAGAAAATGCATATTATCAAGATACAAAAGAAATAGAAGAAACTATTAATGAAGAAGTTACTGAAAAGATAGAAAAGCAAAATGAAAATGGCGAAACTATTATAGAAGAAGTTAAAAAACTTGTGCCTAAAAAAATTAAAAAAAGCATAGAGGTGCAAAGATCAAATTATGCGAAAAATCTTGGTATAGATGAGGATATTTTAGAGACTTTACTCGCAAAAAAGCAAAAATCTACACTTATTATAGGAAGTGATTTTTACTATGATGAGCAAAGTGCAAAGCTAGCAAAACTTTGTGCTTTGGTGCAAAAATATACTGATTTTAAAGTCTTTTTAAATCCAACTTGCACTAATACTTTAGGCGTGAGTTTGATTTGTGATTTAAGTCAAGATTTTCAAGCGGGAAAAACACTAGGTTATAATGAAAAAGGTGATTTTACTTTTTCTTATGATGGGCATTTTGATCTTGCAAGTTCTAGTTTAAATCAACAAGAAGGTAGCTTTGTAAATTATGACAAAAGATTAGTTCCTACGAATGCAGCTTTAGAATTTAAAGGTTATTTTTTAAATGATTTAGCAAATGCTTTAGGTTTTGATGAAGAATTTACAATCAACTATACTAAATTTTTACCACAAAATAAAGGCTTTAGGGCAATTGATTTTGATGAGTTAGAAAATCATTATGATAATGGTGGAACAAACCATAGAGGCTATGAGCTTGATTTTTCTCATTTTGAGTTTGAAAAAATATTAAACACCCAAGAAGTCAAAGAACAAAATGAAGGAAATTTAACCTTATATCATGCAAATCGTATTCATCAGTTTTCAAAGCTTAGCAATAGAGCTTTTAATGAGGTTGGAGCTTTATTTTTATCGTCTGATTTAATGCAAAAATTTGATTTAAATCAAGATGATAGTGTTATTTTAAAAAATGAAAAAACTCAAATTGCTATAAGTGTAAAATGTGATGAATCTTTAGAAAATGGTGCGTATTTGGGGGATTATGATGGTAAGATTGATTTTAAATCTTTGTTTAATAATACTCGATATGCAAAAGTTTGGCTTGAAAAAGCAGGAGCTAAAATATGA
- the nuoI gene encoding NADH-quinone oxidoreductase subunit NuoI, whose amino-acid sequence MKKGYFKVDFERKNPQNAYEKFIQVIKRSLNTELFVGLFVVLREMFKKNNSATIKYPMEKVALDNRYRAVHRLMRFIESENECCIGCGLCEKICISNCIRMETSLSEDGRKKVENYSINLGRCIYCGFCADVCPELAIVHGKEYENAAEQRSYFGQKEDFLTPIDELKNQVVFEGSGSLRKDADDLVKKTPNYYEIDLQRQQDTPKEENV is encoded by the coding sequence ATGAAAAAAGGTTATTTTAAAGTAGATTTTGAGCGTAAAAATCCTCAAAATGCTTATGAAAAATTTATACAAGTAATCAAGCGTTCTTTAAATACAGAACTTTTTGTAGGTTTGTTTGTCGTATTAAGAGAAATGTTTAAAAAAAATAATAGCGCAACGATTAAATACCCTATGGAAAAAGTTGCTTTAGATAATCGCTACCGTGCGGTACATCGTTTGATGCGTTTTATTGAAAGTGAAAATGAATGTTGTATTGGTTGTGGCTTGTGCGAAAAAATTTGCATTAGCAATTGCATAAGAATGGAAACAAGTTTAAGCGAAGATGGACGTAAAAAGGTTGAAAATTATAGTATCAATTTAGGACGTTGTATTTATTGTGGCTTTTGCGCTGATGTTTGTCCTGAACTTGCTATTGTGCATGGCAAAGAGTATGAAAATGCAGCAGAGCAAAGATCGTATTTTGGTCAAAAGGAAGATTTTTTAACTCCTATCGATGAGCTTAAAAATCAAGTAGTATTTGAAGGAAGTGGTAGTTTAAGAAAAGATGCTGATGATTTAGTAAAGAAAACTCCAAATTATTATGAGATAGATTTGCAAAGACAGCAAGATACCCCAAAGGAAGAAAATGTTTGA
- the nuoK gene encoding NADH-quinone oxidoreductase subunit NuoK codes for MLEKYYIVAILMFIIGLIGIIKRQNLIMLFISSEILLNAANLALVTAGVSHKDIEGQIFALFVMGVAACEVAVGIALCVLWYRKTGTLELSSLAEKGELKCKI; via the coding sequence ATGTTAGAAAAATACTACATTGTGGCTATTTTGATGTTTATCATTGGTCTAATAGGTATTATAAAACGCCAAAATTTAATTATGCTTTTTATTTCAAGTGAAATTTTATTAAACGCTGCTAATTTAGCTTTAGTTACAGCAGGAGTTTCTCATAAAGATATTGAAGGACAAATTTTTGCTTTATTTGTAATGGGGGTTGCAGCTTGTGAGGTAGCTGTTGGGATAGCACTTTGTGTTTTATGGTATAGAAAAACAGGAACACTAGAGCTTAGTTCTTTAGCTGAAAAAGGAGAGTTAAAATGCAAAATTTAG
- a CDS encoding NAD(P)H-quinone oxidoreductase subunit 3 yields the protein MTHATIEHQYFGIFAMLVIASVIFFTLVYISSKIGSKLASHNRKKLGLGIYECGPMASKQANKINSQFFVFALIFILLDIEVVFLFPWAVIFKDLTAELSNYSLSLFALVEVFVFILLLAIGFLYAYKKGAFAWQSIKK from the coding sequence ATGACGCACGCAACTATAGAGCATCAATACTTTGGCATCTTTGCAATGCTTGTTATTGCAAGTGTTATATTTTTTACTTTGGTGTACATTTCTTCTAAAATAGGCTCCAAACTCGCCTCTCATAATAGAAAAAAACTCGGACTTGGGATTTATGAGTGTGGGCCTATGGCTTCTAAGCAAGCAAATAAAATCAATTCTCAATTTTTTGTTTTTGCATTGATTTTTATTTTGCTTGATATTGAAGTAGTATTTTTATTTCCTTGGGCAGTGATTTTTAAAGATTTAACCGCAGAGCTTTCAAATTACAGCCTATCTTTATTTGCCTTAGTGGAAGTATTTGTTTTTATTTTATTGCTTGCAATAGGTTTTTTATACGCTTATAAAAAAGGAGCATTCGCATGGCAGAGTATCAAAAAATGA